A stretch of the Lactuca sativa cultivar Salinas chromosome 9, Lsat_Salinas_v11, whole genome shotgun sequence genome encodes the following:
- the LOC111878930 gene encoding uncharacterized protein LOC111878930: protein MDFKRKFKFLGFFIGFMFLRFIVSGKCRGVVGEKASTPSGGYSIFDCLDGGSGTLVCGVKESVKLYTNNIRTAHVELARSKAVESSLADALSQGIESKAAATQAKKAGDKAAKLAMRKADRILGPFVSSAWDLLETLYYQGIGTEGFLRGAGTLSGTYYVGFLGEERFGRFGYLIGSQFGSWIGGKIGLMAYDVVNGMRCLLHIG, encoded by the exons ATGGATTTCAAGAGAAAATTTAAGTTTCTTGGGTTTTTCATCGGCTTTATGTTCCTCCGTTTCATCG TATCTGGAAAATGCAGAGGGGTGGTTGGAGAAAAAGCTTCAACCCCATCAGGGGGGTATAGTATCTTTGATTGTCTGGATGGGGGTTCTGGGACACTAGTGTGTGGTGTAAAAGAAAGTGTAAAACTGTACACCAACAACATAAGAACAGCTCATGTGGAGCTAGCAAGAAGTAAAGCAGTTGAATCTTCACTGGCAGATGCACTCTCACAAGGCATTGAAAGCAAAGCTGCAGCCACACAAGCCAAGAAAGCAGGAGATAAAGCTGCAAAACTAGCAATGAGGAAAGCTGATCGTATCTTAGGACCTTTTGTTTCTTCTGCATGGGATCTTCTTGAAACACTTTATTATCAAGGAATTGGTACAGAAGGATTTCTAAGGGGTGCTGGAACGTTGTCAGGGACATATTATGTAGGGTTTTTAGGAGAGGAAAGATTTGGCAGATTCGGATATTTGATTGGAAGCCAATTTGGTAGTTGGATTGGGGGAAAGATTGGACTTATGGCATATGATGTTGTTAATGGCATGCGTTGCTTGCTTCATATTGGTTAA